TCGGCACGATGAACTGGTGCAGCACCTTGTCGCGCTTCACGAACACGGAGTTCGTGAACGACACGGACACGACGTTTCCGTCGACCGACACGGTGTCGATGCCGAGGGCGTTGAACTCGATCTCCGGGTGCGCCTTGAGGTACTCGAAGGTGAAGGCGATGTCGTCGGCGGTGAAGTCCTCACCGTCGTTCCACTTCACGCCCTCGCGAGCGGTGAGCTCGACCGACCGGTAGTCGGGCGCCCACTCGATCTTCTCGGCGAGCCACGGCACCGGGTCCTGGGCGGGCTCGACGACGTTGACGAACGCGAGCGGCTCGAAGATGACGTTGACGTAGCCGAGCTTCAGGGCCGAGCTGTCGCCGACCCAGGGGTTGTTCGACTCGGTCGCAATCGCGCCGTCCGGCTTGGCGATCGTCAGGGCTGCGCCCTGCGGGGTGTCGCCGCCATTGCCACCGGCGGAGCAGCCGGTGAGCAGCAAGGCCGACGCGACACCGATCGCGGCGACCGAGGTGATCCACTTCTTCATGGACTCTCTCCTTGGTGAGTGTTCTTGGGGTTCCGGCATGTGCCGGAGAGGTGGGTGGTACCCGCGGAGTTGCTGTGTTCTCCTCTACTGTGCGTCGGGGTTTCCCACCTGGACCGCGGTGTCCAGGTGGAGATCTCGGACTGATCGCCCGACCCCGAGCCAGTAGTCCCCGGCAACGGTAGTCCAGCGATCCTGAGCGACGTCCCAGGCTTCGAAAGCGCGCCGAGGGACGGTGACGACGACCCGGCGGCTGGTACCCGCCGCGACGTCGACTCCAGCGAATCCGGCCAACCAGCGGACCGGACGTTCGATGGCCGCCTGTGCGGGCGGCTCGAGGTAGAGCTGCACGGTCTCGCGCGCGTCGCGCGCACCCGTGTTGCGGACCGTCACAGCGACCCGCAGCTCGCCGGCCGGCGTGAACTCCGGCGTCTCGAGCTGCTCGTAGACGAAGCTCGACCAGCCGAGGCCGTGACCGAAGGGGGCGGCGGGGGTGCGCTCGAGGCGCTCCCAGCCGCGGTAGCCCACATGGATGCCCTCGGTGTAGACGACGCGGCGGTCGGTTCCGGGGAGCGCGTGCGGCACGGGGACGTCGGAGGCGTCGGCCGGCAGCGTCCACGGCAGGCGACCGGCGGGTTCGAGGTCGCCCGCGAGCACGGCGGCGAGCGCGTGACCCATCTCCTGGCCCGGGAACCACACCCACAACACGGTGCGTGCGCGCTCGAGCCACGGCAGCAGGACGGGGGCGCCCGCGTTGACGACGATCACGGCGTCCGGGTCGACGTCGAGCACGCGCTCGACGAGCTCGTTCTGGCGCCCGGGGAGGTCGAGGTCGGCGCGGTCCCAACCTTCCGACTCGACCTCCTCGTTGGTGCCCACGATGACGACCGTGAGTTCGGCGCCGCGCGCGGCCTCGACGGCCTCGGCGAGCTCGGTGTCGGCGTCGGATCCCGGGGTGCGGTGGCGGAAGCCCGCGCGGATGATCGCGCCGTAGCCGCCGGCCCGGATCACGAGGTGCTCTGCCTCGACCACGACGGTGCGGGGCTCGACGATCTCCACCTCGCCGCCGTAGCCCTCGGGGGTGTTGATCGAGGAGTCGAGGATGACCTCCACGCCCGCGGGGGCGTCGTGCTGGGCGACGACGGTGCCGTCGATCGCGATGCGGTATCCGCCGACGGTCGCGACCTCGAGGCGGTGCACGCCGGGCTGACGGAGGGCGAGCTCGGCGCGGAGGGCCACACTGTGCACCTCGTCGCCGAGGTCGCGCAGCCAGCCGTCCCATGAGGTGAGGCGGCGGGTCTCGAGGAGCTCGCCGTCCACGTCGAGGAAGCGCGCCTCGAGCAGCGCGCCGTCGGGTGCCGCGGTGAGCTCGGCGAGCTCGAGGTCGGGGGCGAGTCGGCGCGAATCGCCCCCGCGGCGCACCACGAGCTCGGCGTCCGGGAAGCGCGCGACGAGGCCCTCGGCGGGCGACACGACGTGCGCGGGGTGCACGGTCGAGCTGCCGCCGCCGAGCACGTGCGGGCGCACGGCGTTCGGGCCGAGCAGCGCGATGCGCGCCGGGCTCGGACGATCCCAGACCGGGTTCTCCTCATCGCGACGCAGCACGACCGTCGACTGCGCGGCGACCCGCGTGATGAGGTCGTCGAGCGCGGGGCCGGCGTCGAGCGGGCGCTCGGGCACGTCGAGCGCGCCGACGCGGCGGGCGAGCAGCAGGATCCGGGCGACCTTGTCGTCGATGACGCTCTCGGGGACGCGTCCGTCGCGGACCGCGTCGAGGAGCTTCTGCTCCCAGGGCCCGCCGGGGCCCGGCATGACGACGTCGAGCCCGCCGAGCGCCGATCCCTCGGTCGACTTGGTAGCCATCCAGTCCGAGACCACGACGCCGTCGAAGCCGAGCTCGCCCTTGAGCAGCTCGGTCACGAGGTGGTGGTGGTCGGTCATCTGCGCGCTCTCGACGCCGTCGTCCACCTGGTTGTAGGCGGCCATGACCGACCATGCCTCGCCCACCTGCACGGCGTGCTCGAAGGGGGCGAGGTACACCTCGCGCAGCGTCTGCGCGTCGAGGGTGGCGACGTACTCGGTGCGGTCCGTCTCGGAGTCGTTGGCGATGTAGTGCTTGACGGTCGCGGCGACGCCCTGATCCTGGATGCCCCGGATCACCTGGGTGCCGATGACGGAGGTGAGCAGCGGGTCCTCGGAGTAGCACTCGAAGTGCCGGCCGCCGACCGGGGTCCGCTGGATGTTGACCTGCGGGGCGAGTACGGCGTCGACCCCGTGGCCGCGGGCCTCCCGCGCGAACGCGCGGCCGACCGCGAACGCGGTGTCGAGGTCCCAGGTGGCGCTCACGGCGCTCGGCGAGGGGAACAGCGCGGAGGTCTCCCCCGGCACTTCGCCGAGGCCGCGCACGCCGACCGGGCCGTCCGACATGGTGAGCGAACGCAGACCGATCCCGGGCAGTTCGTGGAGGCGCCAGACCGTCTTCCCGGTCAGCAGACGCACCTTCTCCTCGAGGGTGAGAAGCGGGAGGAGTTCCCGGACGTCGCCGTCGCGCTCGAGCGCGGGTGCGGCGCGATGGCTCACGGTGATACTCCTCGTCGTTGAGATGGGGGGTGCTGCGGAAATACTTACATGCCAGTCAGCAAGTTGCAACATGAGCGCGCACCGAAGGATCTTTTCCCTGGTCATCAGGCGTGTCGTGGGATCGCTCTCACGCGGCGACAGGCTCTCTGCGCCCGCCAAGGGAGGACATTCACTTACTCAGATGTAAGTAAGCCGGTGCTATAGTCGCCCGCATGACCACGCCGCGTCGTCGCGAGCCCAAGATGCGGCAGGAGACCATCCTCCGTCGGGAGGAGATCCTCAAGGCGGCGTTGCAGACCTTCGGCAGCAAGGGCTACAACAAGGCCCCGCTCACCGAGATCGCCGAGCAGGTCGACATGACCCACGCGGGCATCCTGCACCACTTCGGGTCCAAGGACCGGCTGCTGCTCGAGGTGCTCAGCTACCGCGACCAGACCGACGTCGCGCACCTCGCCGACCAGCACATCCCCGACGGGATCGAGCTGTTCCGGCACCTGGTGCGCACCGCACTCCTCAACAGCCAGCGCGCCGGCATCGTGCAGGCCTACGCCGTGCTCTCGGCCGAGTCGGTGACCGACGGCCACCCGGCGCGCGAGTTCTTCGAGGAGCGCTACGCGACGCTGCGCGGCGAGGTGCGGCACGCCTTCGAGGCGGTCTGCGCCGAGCACGAGGTGAGCGACCGCAGTCGGATCGACGACGGCGCCGCCGCCATCCTCGCCGTCATGGACGGCCTGCAGGTGCAATGGCTGCTCGCCCCCGACGCCGTCGACCTCGCGCGCTCGACCGAGTTCGCGATCCGCGCCATCGTCGCCGCCGTGGTCGACTCGCCCCCGTCGCTGCTCGACGCGCCGGCCGCGCCCCCCGCGGCGGCGACTCCGCCGCGCGAGCCCTTCGTCTCGCTCGGCGACTCGATGAGCCTCGGGGTCGCCGCGAGCTGACCCCGCCTCAGGCGCTCCAGGCGGGCGGATGCCGCCGCTGCCATCCGATGCGCCGCTCGAGCTGCGCGCCGATCGCGAGCAGCGTGCGCTCGCCCCCGGGACGCCCGACGAGCTGCACCCCCATCGGGATGCCCTCGGCGGTCTCGTGGACGGGGACCGTGATCGCCGGGAGCCCCGCGACATTCGCGAAGCTCGTGAAGGGCGTGTACTGCACCTGTTGCGCGAAGTTGCGCTCGCCGTCCGCCGCGTCGTACCACCCGATCGGCCGCGGGGTGAGGGCGAGCGCCGGCATCACGATCGCGTCGTAGGGCGCGAAGGCCGCGATGGTGCGCCGCTCGAAGCCCGCAAGCCAGGCGAGCGCGTCGCCGAGAGCGCGGGCGCCGAGCGCGCGCCCGCGCTCGACGAGCCAGCGGGTGAGCGGTTCGACGAGCTCGAGCTGTGCGTCGTCGAGCGGCAGGGTCGCGGCACCCGCCTGCCAGACCACGCGGAAGGCGTCGGCGTAGCCGGGCTCCTCCGGCATTCGCAGCTCCTCGATGCCATGGCCGATCGCGGCGAGCTCGACGAGCGCGCGTTCGAGCGCGGCATCCGCCGCCGGGTCGACCCGCAGCTCGTACGCGCTCGCCCACGGGCTGTCGCGCGTCACCGCGAGCTGGTAGCGCCCCTCGCCTCGCACGGCGGCCGAGAGGAACGGCCCGCCGTCGCCTCCTGGCGGTTCGGTCGCCCAGGCGGGGGCGGCGCCGGGCGGCGCGCAGAGCGCGTCGAGCAGCAGCCCGGCGTCGGCGACGCTGCGGGCGATCGGCCCCGCGACGACGAGCCCGGCGAGGCTCGCGAACCCGGAGGCGGCGACCACGCGCCCGCGCGAGGGCTTGAGCCCCACGAGGCCGGTCGCGGCGGCCGGGATGCGGATCGACCCGCCGCCGTCGGAGCCGGGGGCGACCGGCAGGAGGCCGGCGGCGACCGCGACCGCCGCCCCGCCGCTCGAGCCGCCCGCGCCGAGCCCGAGCGCGTAGGGGTTGCGCGCGGGGCGGCCGGCGAGCGGCTCGGTGTAGCTCGGGAAGCCGAACTCGGGCGCGGATGTCGCCCCGAGGCTCACCGCTTCCGCACGGTCCAGCACGGTCGCGAGCTCGTCGCTCGTCTCGGGCACGAATCCGGCGAAGGCGCGGGAGCCGAAGGTGGCGACGCGTCCCGCCCGGGCGACGAGGTTCTTGTCGGCGATCGGCAGCCCCCAGAGCGCGGCGGCGCGAGGGCTCGACGCCACGGCGTCGGCGCGTGCGAGCGCGGCATCCGCGTCGACGACGGCGAAGGCCCCGAGCGCGGGGTCGAGGCGCTCGATGCGCGCGAGGTAGTGCTCGGCGAGCTCGCGGGGGGTGAACTCGCCCCGTCGCAGGCCGTCGAGCTGCTCCACGGCGCTCAGGTGATGCAGCTCGAACACGTCTCGAGCGTATCGAGCCCTTGACATTCGATCCCGAGCCTGCTTGGTTAGTTACTCAAGTAATGAACCACCTATCCGCAGGAGCAACCGTGGACGACAGCCGCCCGATCTTCCAACAGATCGCCGAGCAGCTCGAGAACGACATCATCGCGGGTGTGCTCCCCGAAGAGACCCAGGTCCCCTCCACCAACGAACTGGCCGCGTTCCTGCGCATCAACCCGGCGACCGCCGGCAAAGGCGTGAACCTGCTCGTCGACGCGGGGATCCTCTACAAGAAGAGAGGCATCGGCATGTTCGTCGCCGAGGGCGCCCGCGCGCGCCTCGTGGCCCAGCGCCGCGACCAGTTCCGCGAGCAGTTCGTGACACCACTGCTCACCGAGGCGGGGAAGCTCGGGATCACCCCCGCGCAGCTCGCCGCGATGATCGAGGAGGGGGCACGATGAGCGTCGTCATCCGCACCGAGGGCCTCAGCAAGAGCTACGGCTTCGGCGGCAACGTCGTGCACGCCGTCACCGAGGTGGGCGTCGCCCTCGAGGAGAACCGCATCTACGGGCTCCTGGGCCGCAACGGGGCCGGCAAGACCACGCTCATGCAGCTGCTCACCGGTCAGGAGTTCGCCACCCGCGGCGCGATCGAGGTGTTCGGCGAGTCACCCGTCGAGAACGCCCGCGTGCTCGATCGCGTGTGCTTCATCAAGGAGAGCCAGCGCTACCCCGACGACTTCCGGGTCAAGCACGTGCTGCGCAGCGCACCCTGGTTCTTCGCGAACTGGGACCACGATTTCGCCGACGAGCTCGTCGCACGCTTCCGGGTGCCCCGGAATCGCCGGATGAAGAAGCTCTCCCGCGGGCAGCTCTCGGCCGTCGGCGTCATCGTGGGGCTCGCGAGCCGTGCGCCCCTGACCTTCTTCGACGAGCCGTACCTCGGCCTCGACGCGGTGGCCCGGCAGCTCTTCTACGACACGCTGCTCGCCGACTACGCCGAGCATCCGCGCACCGTCGTGCTGTCGACGCATCTCATCGACGAGGTCTCGAACCTGCTCGAGCATGTGATCGTCATCGACGAAGGCCGCATCGTCATCGATGCGGATGCCGACAGCCTGCGCGGCTCCGCGGTCGACGTGGTCGGGGCGCGCACCGCCGTCGACGCGTTCGTCGCCGACCGAGAGGTGCTGCACCGTGCGGGCCTCGGCGGACTCGCCACCGCGACAGTGGCCGGACTCGACGAACCAGGTCGCGTCGCCGCCCGCGCAGCCGGCCTCGAGCTCGCGCCCGTGTCGCTGCAGCAGCTCGTCATCCGCACCACCACCGGCGACAACGCCGACCGCACGAACGGAGTCACCCCATGAGCACCCTCACCGCCGCGCCCGCCGTCCCCGTCGCGCCCCCCTTCGCACGCGTCTGGCGGATCGCACGACTGCTCGTCGCCAACCCGTGGACCACGATCGGTTTCCCGATCGTCATCCTCACCGTGATCTTCGCGCTCAACTGGGCCATCTGGTGGGTGATCGTCGCGACGGTCGGCGCCGAGAACGCCGCCGACCCGACCCTCTACACCGGGGCGTTGTCGTTCGTGTTCATCTACATGCTCGTGGTGGCGGTGCAGGCGGTGAACCTCAGCTTCCCTCTCGCCCTCGGCTACGGAGCCACCCGCAGGGCGTTCTCGCTCGGCTCGGGCCTCGCCTTCCTGCTGCTCTCTGCGGGCTACGCGCTCGTGATGACGCTCGGCGCGTGGGTCGAACAGCTCACCGGGGGCTGGGGGCTGGAGGGGCAGTTCTTCCGCACCTTCACCTTCGTGACCGACGCCGGCTGGTTCGCGCAGTGGTGGGTGTACTTCTGCTGGCTGGTGTTCTTCTTCGCCACCGGCACGATCTTCGCCGCCGTGTTCGTCCGCTGGAAGGCGATCGGCCTCACGAGCGCCTTCCTCGCCCTCGCGATCCTCGTCGTCGGCGCGATCGCCGCACTGACCCTCTCCGGCAGCTGGCTGCGGCTCTGGGGCGCCCTCGACGCGCTCGGCACGCTCGGATTCGCGAGCGTCCTGATCATCCCGGCCGCCGTGGCTGCCGCCATCGCCCACCTCGTGCTTCGCCGGGCCACGCCGCGCGGCTGATCCCCGCGGGGGTCAGCCGCGCCTGCGGGGCGACAGGGCTACTTCAGGCTCTTCTGCATGAGCACGGTGCCGAGCCAACGGCCGAACTTGAAGCCGACCTTGCCCATGTGCCCGATCTCTTTGAAGCCGAAGGCTTTGTGCATGGCGATCGACGACTCCGCGCCCTTGTCGGCGATCACCGCGATGACCTCCTTGATGCCGGCCTGCTTCGAGCGGTTCAGCAGCTCCGTCATGAGCGCCGTGCCCAGCCCCTTGCCGGTCGAGGCGGCGCGGAGGTAGATCGAGTTCTCGACCGTGAACCGGTACGCGGCCTTCTGCTTCCAGGGCGAGACGTTCGCATAGCCCAGGATCTGCCCGCTCGGCGACACGGCCACGAGCCACGGGTAGCCGAGCTTCGCGTTGTGCCGGAACTTGGCGCGCAGCTCCTTGAGCGTCTGCGGATCCTCGTCGAAGGTCACCGTGGAGTTCGCGATGTAGTGGTTGTAGATCTCCCGGATGTCGGGCAGATCGGCCTCCACGGCATCCCGGATGCTGTAGGCGAAGGCGGGCTCCGGCGCGGGCCTCCGGCGCAGATGGGCGGGGAGTTCGCGCGGCGGGTTGTACTCCTCTTCGAGCATCAGGTCACGTCCCGGCGCCACGTGGTGAGGGCGCCGGCGACGAGGAAGACGGCGGCGTAGCAGGCGAGCACGAGTCCACCTTGCCACCATTCGAGGCTCTGCATCACCGCACCGTCGGTGGCGGCGATCGTGAAGACGCTGGAGCCGACGAGCGCATCGCTCGCGGCGCCGGGCAGGAACTTGCCGATCGCAGCCGTCCAGTCCCAGAACGCCGCCGCGAACCGCAGCAGCGGCTCCACGAACTGCGTGAACGCCAGCACGATGACGATCGTGGCGACCTGGTTCGGCACGAGCACCCCCAGCCCCGTGCCGATGACGGTCCACAGCGCGAGCGCGAGGACGATGCGTCCGATGAGCGCCCAGGTGTCGGCCTGATCCAGCAGGGTGTCGGTTCCGGTGGCGACGAGCACGATCGCGCCGAGCCCCACCGAGGCCAGCAGCGCGACCACCGCGTAGACCGCGCCGAACCCGAGCCCCACGGTCACCTTGCCGCCGAGCACGACGGCGCGACGCGGTGTCGCGAGGAAGGTGGGGGTGAGGGTCTTGTAGCGGAACTCGCCCGTGGTCATGAGCGCGCCGAACAGCAGGGGGAAGACGTAGCCGACGGAGGTGGCGAAGCTGTAGATGAGCGGCGGGATGCCCTCGGGCGGCAGCGCCGGTCCCTGCGGGTCGTTCGCGATGCCGCCGAACAGCGCGGCGAGACCCGCCGAGGTGAGTCCGACGTAGCCGAACAGGATGATCGCGAGGATCCACCAGATGCGTGTCGTGGTGACCTTCAGGTATTCGGAGCGGATCGAGCGCAGCATCAGCGGATCCCTCCCTCGCCGACGAGCTCCAGGAAGACGTTCTCGAGCCCTTCCCGTTCGGGGGCGAGGAGACTCAAGGCCACCCCGGCCGCGAGCGCGTGGGCGCCGATCGCCGTGGCGTCGAGCCCCGCGACGTGGAGGCCGTCGTCGGCGCTCTGCACATCGCCGCCCGCCGCCGCGAGCGCCCGGGCGAGCCCGGCGCGGTCGGGCGAGTCGACGAGCACGCGCGCACCGGTCTCGAGTGCGTCCAGGGTGCCTTCGTGCACGAGTCGCCCGCGCGAGATGATGACGACCCGGTCGACGGTCTGCTGCACCTCGCTCAGCAGATGCGAGGAGACGAGCACGGTGCGACCCTCGGCGGCGAGCGCCTTGAGGAAGCCGCGGATCCAGCGGATGCCCTCGGGGTCCAGTCCGTTGATCGGCTCGTCGAGCACGAGGGCGCCCGGGTCGCCGAGCAGGGCGAAGGCGAGGCCCAGGCGCTGCCGCATCCCGAGCGAGTAGCCTCCGGCACGCCGGTCACCGGCGCCGTCGAGGCCCACCCAGGCGAGCACCTCGTCGGCACGCGACGCGGCGATGCCGGCCGCCGCGGCCGCAACCCGCAAGTGGTCGCGCCCGGTGCGCCCCGGGTGAAAGCTGGAGGCCTCGAGGGCGGTGCCGACGACGCGCAGCGGGTCGCCGAGCTCGGCGTACGCGCGCCCGTCGAAGGTGGCCCGGCCGCTCGTGGGCCGCACGAGCCCGAGCAGCGAACGCAGGGTCGTGGTCTTGCCTGCCCCGTTGGGGCCGAGGAAGCCGGTGACGACCCCCGGCTCCACACGGAAGCTCAACTCGTCGACGGCGGTCGTGCCGCCGAATCTCTTCGTGAGGTTCGCGACCTCGATGACGGCACCTGTCATGGCTTCACGGTATCCGCGTCGACCGGGCGGCGTCCTCCCCCGTTCGGCGGAGATCCGGCCCGGCCCAGATCCCAGTCCACCGGCGCTCCGCCCGCCTCGGCGAGCAGCGCGTTGGCGCGGCTGAAGGGGCGAGAGCCGAAGAAGCCGTTGTGCGCGGACAGCGGGCTCGGGTGGGCGGAGGAGATCACGGGGGTCGCGCCGAGCAGGGGGCGCAGCGTGCCGGCGTCCCGCCCCCAGAGGATCGCCACGAGCGGCGCGTCGCGTGCGACAAGGGCCCGGATGGCGTGCTCGGTGACCGCCTCCCAGCCCATCCCGCGGTGCGATCCGGGCGAACCGGCACGCACCGTGAGCACGCGGTTGAGCAGCATGACGCCCTGCTCCGACCAGCCGGACAGGTCGCCGTGCTCGGGCGGGGCGATGCCCAGGTCGTCGCGGAGCTCCCGGTAGATGTTCTGCAGGCTCCGCGGGATGGGGCGCACGTGCCGGTCGACCGCGAAGGAGAGCCCGATCGCGTGCCCCGGGGTCGGGTAGGGGTCCTGGCCGACGATGAGCACCCGCACCTCGGAGAGCGGAGCCGCGAAGGCGCGCAGCACGTTCGCGCCCGCGGGCA
The Protaetiibacter larvae DNA segment above includes these coding regions:
- a CDS encoding GntR family transcriptional regulator, with translation MNHLSAGATVDDSRPIFQQIAEQLENDIIAGVLPEETQVPSTNELAAFLRINPATAGKGVNLLVDAGILYKKRGIGMFVAEGARARLVAQRRDQFREQFVTPLLTEAGKLGITPAQLAAMIEEGAR
- a CDS encoding uracil-DNA glycosylase, with protein sequence MSGPRPLAELVDHGWAQALEPVAPQIARMGELLRAEVAAGRPYLPAGANVLRAFAAPLSEVRVLIVGQDPYPTPGHAIGLSFAVDRHVRPIPRSLQNIYRELRDDLGIAPPEHGDLSGWSEQGVMLLNRVLTVRAGSPGSHRGMGWEAVTEHAIRALVARDAPLVAILWGRDAGTLRPLLGATPVISSAHPSPLSAHNGFFGSRPFSRANALLAEAGGAPVDWDLGRAGSPPNGGGRRPVDADTVKP
- a CDS encoding amidase, with amino-acid sequence MFELHHLSAVEQLDGLRRGEFTPRELAEHYLARIERLDPALGAFAVVDADAALARADAVASSPRAAALWGLPIADKNLVARAGRVATFGSRAFAGFVPETSDELATVLDRAEAVSLGATSAPEFGFPSYTEPLAGRPARNPYALGLGAGGSSGGAAVAVAAGLLPVAPGSDGGGSIRIPAAATGLVGLKPSRGRVVAASGFASLAGLVVAGPIARSVADAGLLLDALCAPPGAAPAWATEPPGGDGGPFLSAAVRGEGRYQLAVTRDSPWASAYELRVDPAADAALERALVELAAIGHGIEELRMPEEPGYADAFRVVWQAGAATLPLDDAQLELVEPLTRWLVERGRALGARALGDALAWLAGFERRTIAAFAPYDAIVMPALALTPRPIGWYDAADGERNFAQQVQYTPFTSFANVAGLPAITVPVHETAEGIPMGVQLVGRPGGERTLLAIGAQLERRIGWQRRHPPAWSA
- a CDS encoding TetR/AcrR family transcriptional regulator; this encodes MTTPRRREPKMRQETILRREEILKAALQTFGSKGYNKAPLTEIAEQVDMTHAGILHHFGSKDRLLLEVLSYRDQTDVAHLADQHIPDGIELFRHLVRTALLNSQRAGIVQAYAVLSAESVTDGHPAREFFEERYATLRGEVRHAFEAVCAEHEVSDRSRIDDGAAAILAVMDGLQVQWLLAPDAVDLARSTEFAIRAIVAAVVDSPPSLLDAPAAPPAAATPPREPFVSLGDSMSLGVAAS
- a CDS encoding beta-glucosidase family protein: MSHRAAPALERDGDVRELLPLLTLEEKVRLLTGKTVWRLHELPGIGLRSLTMSDGPVGVRGLGEVPGETSALFPSPSAVSATWDLDTAFAVGRAFAREARGHGVDAVLAPQVNIQRTPVGGRHFECYSEDPLLTSVIGTQVIRGIQDQGVAATVKHYIANDSETDRTEYVATLDAQTLREVYLAPFEHAVQVGEAWSVMAAYNQVDDGVESAQMTDHHHLVTELLKGELGFDGVVVSDWMATKSTEGSALGGLDVVMPGPGGPWEQKLLDAVRDGRVPESVIDDKVARILLLARRVGALDVPERPLDAGPALDDLITRVAAQSTVVLRRDEENPVWDRPSPARIALLGPNAVRPHVLGGGSSTVHPAHVVSPAEGLVARFPDAELVVRRGGDSRRLAPDLELAELTAAPDGALLEARFLDVDGELLETRRLTSWDGWLRDLGDEVHSVALRAELALRQPGVHRLEVATVGGYRIAIDGTVVAQHDAPAGVEVILDSSINTPEGYGGEVEIVEPRTVVVEAEHLVIRAGGYGAIIRAGFRHRTPGSDADTELAEAVEAARGAELTVVIVGTNEEVESEGWDRADLDLPGRQNELVERVLDVDPDAVIVVNAGAPVLLPWLERARTVLWVWFPGQEMGHALAAVLAGDLEPAGRLPWTLPADASDVPVPHALPGTDRRVVYTEGIHVGYRGWERLERTPAAPFGHGLGWSSFVYEQLETPEFTPAGELRVAVTVRNTGARDARETVQLYLEPPAQAAIERPVRWLAGFAGVDVAAGTSRRVVVTVPRRAFEAWDVAQDRWTTVAGDYWLGVGRSVRDLHLDTAVQVGNPDAQ
- a CDS encoding GNAT family N-acetyltransferase, with the translated sequence MLEEEYNPPRELPAHLRRRPAPEPAFAYSIRDAVEADLPDIREIYNHYIANSTVTFDEDPQTLKELRAKFRHNAKLGYPWLVAVSPSGQILGYANVSPWKQKAAYRFTVENSIYLRAASTGKGLGTALMTELLNRSKQAGIKEVIAVIADKGAESSIAMHKAFGFKEIGHMGKVGFKFGRWLGTVLMQKSLK
- a CDS encoding ATP-binding cassette domain-containing protein translates to MSVVIRTEGLSKSYGFGGNVVHAVTEVGVALEENRIYGLLGRNGAGKTTLMQLLTGQEFATRGAIEVFGESPVENARVLDRVCFIKESQRYPDDFRVKHVLRSAPWFFANWDHDFADELVARFRVPRNRRMKKLSRGQLSAVGVIVGLASRAPLTFFDEPYLGLDAVARQLFYDTLLADYAEHPRTVVLSTHLIDEVSNLLEHVIVIDEGRIVIDADADSLRGSAVDVVGARTAVDAFVADREVLHRAGLGGLATATVAGLDEPGRVAARAAGLELAPVSLQQLVIRTTTGDNADRTNGVTP
- a CDS encoding ABC transporter permease; the encoded protein is MLRSIRSEYLKVTTTRIWWILAIILFGYVGLTSAGLAALFGGIANDPQGPALPPEGIPPLIYSFATSVGYVFPLLFGALMTTGEFRYKTLTPTFLATPRRAVVLGGKVTVGLGFGAVYAVVALLASVGLGAIVLVATGTDTLLDQADTWALIGRIVLALALWTVIGTGLGVLVPNQVATIVIVLAFTQFVEPLLRFAAAFWDWTAAIGKFLPGAASDALVGSSVFTIAATDGAVMQSLEWWQGGLVLACYAAVFLVAGALTTWRRDVT
- a CDS encoding ATP-binding cassette domain-containing protein, whose protein sequence is MTGAVIEVANLTKRFGGTTAVDELSFRVEPGVVTGFLGPNGAGKTTTLRSLLGLVRPTSGRATFDGRAYAELGDPLRVVGTALEASSFHPGRTGRDHLRVAAAAAGIAASRADEVLAWVGLDGAGDRRAGGYSLGMRQRLGLAFALLGDPGALVLDEPINGLDPEGIRWIRGFLKALAAEGRTVLVSSHLLSEVQQTVDRVVIISRGRLVHEGTLDALETGARVLVDSPDRAGLARALAAAGGDVQSADDGLHVAGLDATAIGAHALAAGVALSLLAPEREGLENVFLELVGEGGIR